TCTTTACTCCCTAAGCTAAGCTCTGCGGCATAGTCAATCTGCCGCTGCCAGAGGGCCTCTGGATGTACCGCAAGGAGCTTATCGTCCCCCGGAGGAAGAGGCTTCCCAAGCTTTGAGCTCGCCAATCCCTCAACCCTTCTGATGAGATCCCCAGAAGCCTGGTCGACAGCGACAATATCTGTAGAGCCAAGAATGCCGATGTCGGGGACGATGCTTGCATCGTGCCAGGGGGCACAGTCGCAATCGGGGCTGATATCGACAAGAAAATTGACAAAAGCCGCTTTTCCTTTCTTATCCTTCAGGGC
This Candidatus Caldatribacterium sp. DNA region includes the following protein-coding sequences:
- a CDS encoding DUF362 domain-containing protein; translated protein: MQHGGTFLPEPKEERCIGCERCVVHCPPKALFIDENGKAKVKKELCIGCAECLLFCPTGAIDASWSAKSELLQERMVEYAFGALKDKKGKAAFVNFLVDISPDCDCAPWHDASIVPDIGILGSTDIVAVDQASGDLIRRVEGLASSKLGKPLPPGDDKLLAVHPEALWQRQIDYAAELSLGSKEYVLEEV